The candidate division WOR-3 bacterium region AGCTATGTGCGGACGGGATAACCGCTGAAAGCATCTAAGCGGGAAGCCTCCTTCAAGATGATATCTCCCGTCCGTCCTTCGGGACGGGCTAAGGTCCCCGGAAGACTACCGGGTTGATAGGCTACAGGTGTAAGCACAGAAATGTGTTCAGCCGAGTAGTACTAATAGACCGAGAGACTTGACACACATATAAAATAACACAGCTTCTATATTGACTTAAATTAAAAATTCCTCGGTGGCTATGGCGGAAGGGAAACACCCGTTACCATTCCGAACACGGCAGTTAAGCCTTCCCGCGCTGATGGTACTTCAGTGGCAACGCTGTGGGAGAGTAAGGCGCCGCCGAGGTTTTTTTATTTTTCCCTCTTTCATGCCCACATTATATTGAGTATAAAAATTTTCTTGACACTAAAATTATTGGTGTTATAAGTTTATTAATAACTGAACGAAAGAAGGAGGGAAAATGAAAAAAATCACACTGGCGGCGATTATATTGACCGCGCTATCAATTCCAGCTTTTTCTCAACTCTCGCTCCCGATTCATTTCGGAGTCAAAGCAGGTCTCGCACTCGCCAACGGATACGGTGAGGATATCCCAGACAGCATGAGCGGATGGAAGCCTGGATTTTACGGCGGAGCATATGCCAACTACGGATTCACGCCAATGATGGCAGTTCAGGGCGAACTCCTTTTCACCCAAAAGGGAGTTAAATACGACGAAGATAATTATTCGGGTTCTTCCACATTGAATTACATCAACATACCCATTCTTCTCAGGTTCAACGTACCCAACCTCGTGTTCGGACTCTCTTTCCTCGGCGGTGTAGACATGGGGATAAACGTAGGCGCCACCTGGGAATCTGAAGCAAACGGCGTCAGTTCAAGCGGAGACATTGAAACCATAAACACGTTTGATCTCGGCGCTGCAATTGGAGCTGAGGCTTGCTATCAACAGTTCCTGTTTGAACTCAGGTACGTGCACGGCCTTACAAACGTAAATGAAGAAGTAAACGGTGTACAGCCAGACGCGAAAAATATGTGCATCTGCGCTGGAATCGGCTACCAGATAATGTAAGGGAAATTTTTCTATAAAGAAAAAGCCGCTTTTCGAAGCGGCTTTTTTTGTATGAAAATGATCACGGAAAATTCTGTTAAAAACGCTTATACTAAAATCAAAAGCCGAATAGAAAGGAAAATCGCCGACTTTAAAAAAACAGGAAGGTCGGAAGAAAATGTAATTTTCAAGGAACTTGTCTTTTGCATCCTCACTCCACAGTCTTCAGCCAAAAGGTGCTGGAGCGCTGTTGAATCTTTGGATAAGGATGGTTTGCTTTACGATGGAGGACAGAAGGATATTTCTGAACTGCTCGTAAAAAAAACGCGTTTTCACAACTGCAAGTCCCAAAATATAATTTTGGCGAGAAGAATGCTTGAAAAGCCAGGGTTTAGCGGAATTCTGTACATAGATGATGATTTTGCGATGAGAGATCAGCTGGTCTCAAACGTAAGAGGGTTTGGGTTTAAAGAAGCAAGCCATTTCATGAGAAATATTGGCAGAGGGGAAAAGGTCGCAATTCTCGACCGACATATATTAAGATGCATGATGGCTTTAAAAGTTATGGACAAGCTTCCCGGAAGTATGAGTAAGAAAAAGTATCTTGAAACGGAAACTATGTTCTCTGACC contains the following coding sequences:
- a CDS encoding PorT family protein — protein: MKKITLAAIILTALSIPAFSQLSLPIHFGVKAGLALANGYGEDIPDSMSGWKPGFYGGAYANYGFTPMMAVQGELLFTQKGVKYDEDNYSGSSTLNYINIPILLRFNVPNLVFGLSFLGGVDMGINVGATWESEANGVSSSGDIETINTFDLGAAIGAEACYQQFLFELRYVHGLTNVNEEVNGVQPDAKNMCICAGIGYQIM
- a CDS encoding N-glycosylase/DNA lyase, giving the protein MKMITENSVKNAYTKIKSRIERKIADFKKTGRSEENVIFKELVFCILTPQSSAKRCWSAVESLDKDGLLYDGGQKDISELLVKKTRFHNCKSQNIILARRMLEKPGFSGILYIDDDFAMRDQLVSNVRGFGFKEASHFMRNIGRGEKVAILDRHILRCMMALKVMDKLPGSMSKKKYLETETMFSDLSQKLSIPLPHLDLVLWYLSTGEIFK